Proteins found in one Arthrobacter sp. U41 genomic segment:
- a CDS encoding alpha-ketoacid dehydrogenase subunit beta, with protein MSMQQALNRALDEVLAENPKTLVFGEDCGRLGGVFRITDGLQAKHGEQRVFDTPLAESGILGMSVGLAMAGFHPIPEVQFDGFAYPAINQIVCQIARMNYRSRGTMPMPITLRVPSFGGIRAPEHHGESLEALFAHVPGLKVVSPSNPHEAYHLLKYAATRPDPVIFMEPKSRYWQKGEVDTASHDAAGGSPTGAKVMREGRHLTLVAWGAMVARCLQVAELAAEDGIDIEVLDLRWLKPIDAGALAASVRKTRRAVVVHEAPLTSGLGAEVAQLITQGCFDTLRAPVERVTGFDVPYPSGDLEDEYIPNIDRILFGIQRVLEYKRG; from the coding sequence ATGTCCATGCAGCAGGCCCTGAACCGGGCCCTCGACGAGGTCCTCGCGGAGAACCCGAAGACCCTGGTCTTCGGGGAGGACTGCGGCCGGCTCGGCGGCGTCTTCCGCATCACCGACGGACTGCAGGCCAAACATGGCGAACAGCGCGTCTTCGACACACCGCTGGCGGAATCCGGAATCCTGGGCATGTCCGTGGGCCTGGCAATGGCGGGGTTCCACCCCATCCCCGAGGTCCAGTTCGACGGCTTCGCCTACCCGGCCATCAACCAGATCGTCTGCCAGATCGCCCGGATGAACTACCGCAGCCGTGGCACCATGCCGATGCCCATCACCCTGCGCGTGCCCAGCTTCGGCGGCATCCGCGCCCCGGAGCACCACGGCGAAAGCCTTGAGGCGCTCTTCGCCCACGTGCCGGGCCTGAAGGTGGTCTCGCCGTCGAACCCGCACGAGGCGTACCACCTGCTCAAGTACGCCGCCACGCGCCCGGACCCGGTGATCTTTATGGAGCCGAAGTCCCGCTACTGGCAGAAGGGCGAGGTGGACACCGCCAGTCACGACGCAGCCGGCGGCTCCCCCACCGGCGCGAAGGTCATGCGCGAAGGCCGCCACCTCACCCTCGTCGCATGGGGTGCCATGGTCGCCCGCTGCCTCCAGGTGGCCGAACTCGCCGCCGAGGACGGGATCGACATCGAGGTCCTGGACCTGCGCTGGCTCAAACCGATCGACGCCGGGGCGCTGGCCGCCTCCGTGCGCAAGACGCGGCGCGCCGTCGTCGTCCATGAAGCGCCGCTGACCTCCGGGCTCGGCGCCGAGGTGGCCCAGCTGATCACCCAGGGCTGCTTCGACACGCTCAGGGCCCCGGTGGAACGCGTCACCGGCTTCGATGTCCCGTACCCCTCGGGGGACCTGGAAGACGAATACATCCCGAACATTGACCGGATCCTCTTCGGGATCCAGCGAGTATTGGAGTACAAACGTGGCTGA
- a CDS encoding biotin/lipoyl-containing protein: MAEISFPLPDLGEGLIEATVLEWLVAPGDQVERNQPLVEVETTKSAVELPSPQAGKVVRIHGGPGDKINVGEPLIVFEVPDNTAGIVGTVPKEEAPKRRVRLSAVLDED; this comes from the coding sequence GTGGCTGAAATTTCCTTCCCGCTCCCCGACCTCGGCGAGGGCCTGATTGAGGCAACCGTGCTGGAATGGCTCGTGGCCCCGGGCGACCAGGTGGAGCGGAACCAGCCCCTCGTTGAGGTTGAAACGACGAAGTCAGCCGTTGAATTGCCCAGCCCTCAGGCAGGTAAGGTGGTGCGTATCCACGGCGGGCCCGGTGACAAGATCAATGTCGGCGAGCCCCTGATTGTGTTTGAGGTTCCGGACAACACCGCCGGAATCGTGGGCACCGTCCCGAAGGAAGAGGCACCGAAGCGCCGGGTCCGCCTGAGCGCCGTACTTGATGAGGACTGA
- a CDS encoding alpha/beta fold hydrolase, whose product MSGRHTGEQHSHTVEGTDPQLHVGVHEPASDAGLRPVLLLHGFSSSSKLNWEDTGWLAALLEAGRRVITVDLPGHGRSGAPEDMDSYTPSRIRADLLQIAFDAGVRPLRDGDPSSGLDLIGYSLGSRLAWEFGATQHELVHRLVLGGPNVSDPLADFDLVAAQRHLADGTPIADASTAGLLKMAQMLPSNNIFSLLSLVEAVKSEPFDPAEAVPHMPMLLVAGEKDERARSMPELAALGAKAGAMVEQLVLPGRNHTNAITSRAFKQGAISFLSV is encoded by the coding sequence ATGAGCGGCAGACACACCGGCGAACAGCATTCCCACACCGTCGAGGGCACCGACCCCCAGCTGCATGTCGGCGTGCATGAGCCCGCGTCCGACGCCGGACTGCGCCCGGTGCTGCTGCTGCACGGCTTCTCCTCCTCCTCCAAGCTCAACTGGGAGGACACCGGCTGGCTGGCCGCGCTGCTGGAAGCCGGCCGCCGCGTCATCACGGTGGACCTGCCCGGCCACGGCCGCAGCGGGGCCCCCGAGGACATGGACTCCTACACGCCCAGCAGGATCCGCGCGGACCTGCTGCAGATCGCGTTCGACGCCGGCGTCCGGCCCCTGCGTGACGGCGACCCCTCCAGCGGGCTGGACCTGATCGGTTACTCGCTCGGCTCGCGGCTGGCGTGGGAATTCGGCGCCACCCAGCATGAGCTCGTGCACCGGCTGGTCCTCGGCGGGCCGAACGTCTCCGATCCGCTGGCTGACTTCGACCTGGTCGCCGCGCAGCGCCACCTGGCCGACGGCACCCCGATCGCCGACGCGTCCACGGCCGGGCTGCTGAAAATGGCCCAGATGCTGCCCAGCAACAATATCTTCTCGCTGCTGTCCCTCGTGGAGGCCGTCAAAAGCGAACCGTTCGATCCGGCCGAGGCGGTGCCGCACATGCCGATGCTGCTGGTGGCCGGCGAGAAGGACGAACGCGCCCGGTCGATGCCGGAGCTTGCCGCCCTGGGCGCCAAGGCGGGCGCCATGGTCGAGCAGCTGGTCCTGCCGGGCCGGAACCACACGAACGCCATCACCAGCCGCGCCTTCAAGCAGGGGGCCATCAGCTTCCTAAGCGTCTAG
- a CDS encoding WXG100 family type VII secretion target, which yields MAGSFYGADVAHLRTLASQAGSSALTLSTLHRRLASELTASGYWQGNDARAFRTDWETSHSRSMIRAVQLLEKMQRELAANADQQENASGAADTSVAGPAATALPAAPSAAFPTSAGLGAMSPQQVQEWWAGLGEERQAEFARLHPLTAGNLDGLPIASRIEANRVAASGQLAGLEASGHGGSEEARYLRRVLDGQISLAAYDPVNGNLIELIGRYDGGTTTVLTYVPGTFAKAEDFYSGGAQKMAAFLQQSDPDGSTAAFVYKNSGFPQDQTFVQSADKSFGEQAGQKLADFEEGLAVQNPPGSRTVAVSHSWGEAAVASSEMYGTHYDKQLSLSGAWMPDGWKADPETEYHHFAYDFDALATAQRLGLVGDNYPLEDPAFTKHIYDDPARNYQVGPVKITTDPMAKIDNHSLIASAQDNKNREAREDIARVVFGRRK from the coding sequence ATGGCCGGAAGCTTTTACGGCGCGGACGTGGCGCACCTTCGCACGCTGGCGTCGCAGGCCGGAAGCAGCGCCCTGACGCTCAGCACCCTCCACCGCCGGCTGGCATCGGAGCTTACCGCGTCAGGGTATTGGCAGGGAAACGATGCCAGAGCGTTCAGAACGGACTGGGAGACCAGCCATTCGCGTTCCATGATTCGGGCCGTCCAGCTGCTGGAAAAGATGCAGCGGGAGCTCGCGGCCAACGCTGACCAGCAAGAAAATGCCAGCGGAGCCGCCGACACGTCAGTCGCCGGGCCCGCGGCCACGGCACTGCCGGCGGCGCCGTCCGCTGCCTTTCCCACATCGGCCGGACTCGGGGCAATGTCCCCTCAGCAGGTCCAGGAATGGTGGGCAGGTCTCGGGGAGGAACGGCAGGCCGAGTTCGCCCGGCTCCACCCGCTGACGGCCGGCAACCTGGACGGACTCCCGATCGCCAGCAGGATCGAGGCCAACCGGGTTGCCGCCTCCGGGCAACTGGCGGGCCTTGAGGCAAGCGGACACGGCGGGAGCGAGGAGGCCCGATACCTTCGGCGGGTACTCGACGGACAGATCAGTCTCGCCGCCTACGATCCCGTCAACGGGAATCTCATCGAGCTGATTGGCCGGTACGACGGCGGCACCACGACGGTCCTGACGTACGTCCCGGGAACCTTTGCGAAAGCAGAGGACTTCTATTCGGGCGGCGCCCAGAAAATGGCGGCGTTCCTGCAGCAGTCGGATCCGGACGGCAGCACGGCGGCTTTTGTCTACAAGAACAGTGGGTTCCCCCAGGACCAGACGTTCGTGCAGTCAGCGGACAAGAGCTTTGGGGAGCAGGCCGGCCAAAAGCTCGCGGATTTCGAAGAAGGTCTCGCGGTGCAGAACCCGCCCGGCTCCCGGACGGTGGCGGTGTCTCACAGTTGGGGCGAAGCTGCGGTAGCGTCGTCTGAAATGTACGGGACACATTACGACAAACAGCTCTCCCTTTCAGGTGCCTGGATGCCGGACGGCTGGAAGGCCGATCCGGAGACCGAATACCACCATTTCGCTTATGACTTTGATGCGCTGGCCACCGCGCAGCGGCTGGGCCTTGTGGGCGACAACTACCCGCTGGAGGATCCGGCGTTTACGAAGCACATCTACGATGACCCTGCCAGGAACTATCAGGTCGGCCCGGTAAAGATCACAACGGATCCGATGGCCAAGATAGACAACCACAGCCTGATCGCCAGCGCACAGGATAACAAGAACCGGGAAGCCCGCGAGGACATCGCCCGCGTGGTATTTGGGCGCCGTAAATGA
- a CDS encoding phosphoribosyltransferase has protein sequence MGMRFTDREQAGRLLAAALPQFRGRPDTVMLGLARGGVPVAAAAAAALRLDWDVLPVRKLGIPGQGETAFGALAAVNGRVVQVLNRPFVDQLLELGIPQSALDEVAGFEQAELERRDRAYPGPRLPLAGRTVIVADDGMATGATMRAAAEAVRAAGAATVVVAVPVASLEAQTSLQQIADAVFSLLIPGQFRAVGSYYRTFRQVRDDDIVRLLGTRPA, from the coding sequence ATGGGCATGCGCTTCACAGACCGCGAGCAGGCAGGCAGGCTGCTGGCCGCTGCCCTGCCCCAGTTCCGAGGACGCCCGGACACCGTGATGCTGGGCCTGGCTCGCGGCGGGGTCCCGGTTGCCGCGGCGGCCGCCGCGGCGCTCCGGCTGGACTGGGACGTGCTTCCGGTCCGCAAGCTGGGGATTCCCGGGCAGGGGGAAACGGCCTTCGGTGCGCTGGCTGCGGTCAACGGGCGGGTGGTGCAGGTATTGAACCGGCCTTTTGTGGATCAGCTGCTTGAGCTGGGGATCCCACAGTCAGCACTCGATGAGGTTGCGGGGTTCGAGCAGGCGGAACTTGAGCGCCGCGACCGGGCCTATCCGGGGCCGCGGCTGCCGCTGGCAGGCAGAACCGTGATCGTGGCCGACGACGGGATGGCCACCGGGGCGACGATGCGGGCCGCGGCCGAAGCGGTGCGGGCGGCCGGTGCGGCGACCGTCGTCGTCGCCGTTCCCGTCGCCTCGCTGGAGGCACAAACGTCCCTGCAGCAGATCGCCGACGCCGTCTTCAGCCTCCTTATCCCCGGCCAGTTCCGCGCCGTCGGCAGCTACTACCGCACCTTCCGGCAGGTGCGGGACGACGACATCGTCCGGCTACTGGGCACCCGGCCCGCCTGA
- a CDS encoding MFS transporter: MTATSSVDSEAGPSSKHEERKVLAGTLVGTTIEWYDFFIFAQLTATLLSPLFLAPLNASNPGLAQILSFALIGISFLFRPLGAIVAGHLGDRLGRKAMLVFTLIMMGAATALIGMLPTYAQIGVWAPVLLILLRVIQGFSAGGEWGGAALMAVEHAPKSKRGLFGAYPQIGVPVGMILATGLLYFLNTSMSKEDFASWGWRVPFLLSIVLIVVGYLIRRAVAESPVFKEMQDRKEESKAPLGELIRKHKKAVLYSTMIFIGNNAAGYLLIAFFISYATKSLKMPVAQILLATTLASFGWLIFTLVGGWLSDKIGRVKTFLIGYGIVFAWMIPMFALIDTKNIVLYGVALFVLTIGLGLSYGPMSAMYAEMFPANVRYSGISIGYAFGAILGGAFAATIAEALLQGTGWTGSIGIYIMILCVISAVGVLLAGETKGRALGVSHGATDDAARH, encoded by the coding sequence ATGACCGCAACTTCAAGTGTCGATTCTGAGGCGGGCCCCAGCAGCAAGCATGAGGAACGCAAGGTCCTCGCGGGCACCCTGGTCGGGACCACCATCGAGTGGTACGACTTCTTCATCTTCGCCCAGCTGACGGCAACCCTGCTGTCCCCGCTGTTCCTGGCGCCGCTGAACGCCTCCAACCCGGGCCTGGCGCAGATCCTGTCCTTTGCCCTTATCGGCATCAGCTTCCTGTTCCGCCCGCTGGGCGCCATCGTCGCCGGCCACCTGGGTGACCGTCTCGGCCGCAAGGCCATGCTGGTCTTCACCCTGATCATGATGGGTGCCGCCACGGCGCTGATCGGCATGCTGCCGACCTACGCCCAGATCGGCGTGTGGGCCCCGGTCCTGCTGATCCTGCTCCGTGTCATCCAGGGCTTCTCCGCCGGCGGTGAATGGGGCGGCGCCGCCCTGATGGCCGTCGAGCACGCACCCAAGAGCAAGCGCGGCCTGTTCGGCGCGTACCCGCAGATCGGTGTTCCGGTCGGCATGATCCTCGCCACCGGCCTGCTGTACTTCCTCAACACCAGCATGTCGAAGGAAGACTTCGCGTCCTGGGGCTGGCGTGTGCCGTTCCTGCTCTCCATCGTGCTGATCGTCGTCGGCTACCTGATCCGCCGCGCCGTCGCTGAGAGCCCCGTCTTCAAGGAGATGCAGGACCGCAAGGAAGAGAGCAAGGCGCCGCTCGGCGAGCTCATCCGCAAGCACAAGAAGGCCGTCCTCTACTCGACGATGATCTTCATCGGCAACAACGCTGCCGGCTACCTGCTGATCGCATTCTTCATCTCCTACGCCACCAAGTCCCTGAAGATGCCCGTCGCACAGATCCTGCTGGCCACCACGCTGGCGTCCTTCGGCTGGCTCATCTTCACCCTGGTCGGCGGCTGGCTCTCGGACAAGATCGGCCGCGTCAAGACCTTCCTGATCGGCTACGGCATCGTTTTCGCCTGGATGATCCCGATGTTCGCCCTCATCGACACCAAGAACATCGTGCTCTACGGTGTCGCGCTGTTCGTCCTGACCATCGGCCTGGGCCTGTCCTACGGCCCGATGTCCGCAATGTACGCCGAGATGTTCCCGGCGAACGTGCGCTACTCGGGCATCTCGATCGGCTACGCCTTCGGCGCCATCCTGGGCGGTGCGTTCGCGGCCACCATCGCGGAGGCCCTGCTGCAGGGCACCGGGTGGACCGGTTCCATCGGCATCTACATCATGATCCTGTGCGTTATCTCCGCAGTCGGCGTCCTGCTGGCCGGGGAAACCAAGGGCCGCGCGCTCGGCGTCAGCCACGGCGCAACGGATGATGCGGCAAGGCACTAA
- the hpaB gene encoding 4-hydroxyphenylacetate 3-monooxygenase, oxygenase component produces MGIRTGQQYLDKLNGMTPHVVIDGEVISEKIAEHPAFRNVARSYAKLFDMQHDPKYQDALTYTSPTTGDLVNASFLVPKTVGDLERRRRAISTWAESSNGFLGRSGDYMNSSLTALSTAEKWFSQADPKFGENIRNYYEWARENDVLATHTLIPPQVNRSVSGSEQLGGQLSARIVEEREDGIVVHGARMLATIAPIADELLVFPSTVLRGTPEDAPYSYAFAIPNDAPGLRYLCRTSLYNGGSTHDEPLASRYEEMDAVAVFDNVFVPNERIFMLGNPQLCNGFYSETGAGALMTHQVVTRTIAKSEFFLGLASELADSIGIDGFQHIQEDIAELIVDVEIGKALVRASEVDAALNEAGVMLPKWSTLNAARNWYPKVAQRFPQIIRKFSASGLMALPGEADVNSDARADIEMYLQGKSLTGPERVRLFKLAFDASVSGFSGRQSLYEYFFFGDPVRMAAAMVNSYDREPVRARVREFLNRAD; encoded by the coding sequence ATGGGTATCCGTACCGGACAGCAGTACCTGGACAAGCTCAATGGAATGACCCCGCACGTGGTGATCGACGGCGAGGTTATCAGCGAGAAGATCGCCGAGCATCCCGCGTTCCGGAATGTGGCGCGCTCCTACGCCAAACTCTTCGATATGCAGCACGACCCCAAGTACCAGGACGCGCTGACGTACACCTCGCCCACCACGGGGGACCTGGTAAACGCATCCTTCCTGGTGCCGAAGACCGTCGGGGACCTCGAGCGCCGCCGTCGCGCCATCTCCACCTGGGCCGAGTCCTCCAACGGCTTCCTGGGCCGCTCCGGCGACTACATGAACTCCTCGCTCACCGCCCTCAGCACGGCCGAGAAGTGGTTTTCCCAGGCTGACCCCAAATTCGGCGAAAACATCCGCAACTACTACGAGTGGGCGCGTGAAAACGACGTCCTCGCCACGCACACCCTGATCCCGCCGCAGGTCAACCGCTCCGTCTCCGGCTCCGAACAGCTCGGCGGCCAGCTATCGGCCCGGATTGTCGAGGAGCGCGAGGACGGGATCGTCGTCCATGGTGCCAGGATGCTGGCCACCATCGCCCCGATCGCGGACGAGCTCCTGGTCTTCCCGTCCACCGTGCTCCGCGGAACGCCGGAGGATGCCCCGTACTCTTACGCCTTCGCCATCCCCAACGACGCGCCGGGACTGCGCTACCTGTGCCGCACCTCGCTGTACAACGGCGGCAGCACCCACGACGAGCCGCTCGCGTCGCGCTACGAGGAAATGGACGCCGTCGCGGTCTTCGACAATGTCTTCGTCCCCAACGAGCGCATTTTCATGCTCGGCAATCCGCAGTTGTGCAACGGCTTCTACTCCGAAACCGGCGCCGGCGCCCTGATGACGCACCAGGTGGTCACCAGGACCATCGCGAAAAGCGAGTTCTTCCTGGGCCTGGCCTCCGAACTCGCCGACTCGATCGGCATCGACGGTTTCCAGCACATCCAGGAGGACATCGCCGAACTGATCGTCGACGTCGAGATCGGCAAGGCGCTGGTCCGGGCCTCCGAAGTGGACGCGGCGCTCAACGAGGCCGGCGTTATGCTGCCGAAGTGGTCCACGCTGAACGCCGCCCGCAACTGGTACCCGAAAGTCGCCCAGCGGTTCCCGCAGATCATCAGGAAGTTCTCCGCCTCCGGGCTGATGGCGCTTCCCGGCGAGGCCGACGTCAACAGCGACGCCCGGGCCGATATCGAGATGTACCTGCAGGGCAAGTCGCTGACCGGCCCGGAGCGAGTCCGGCTGTTCAAGCTGGCCTTCGACGCCTCGGTCTCCGGGTTCTCCGGCCGGCAGTCGCTGTACGAGTACTTCTTCTTCGGCGATCCGGTGAGGATGGCCGCGGCCATGGTCAACAGCTATGACCGTGAGCCCGTCCGGGCCAGGGTCCGGGAGTTCCTGAACCGGGCCGACTGA
- a CDS encoding flavin reductase family protein yields the protein MMIARPRTEPVPVVPGRTSGPRAQHFRGSLGRFATGVAIVTFDGATKRHGITVNSFTSVSLDPPLVLVSIARTAKAHDELAGRPFTVNILGAEQRQLAMHFAGRPGPEPLWVEGETAPRLSHVLAYFECKPWAAYDGGDHTLYIGEVMDFNYRNGDALAFANGTFTTIPESQLGMEDLL from the coding sequence ATGATGATTGCCAGGCCCCGCACCGAACCCGTTCCGGTTGTTCCGGGCCGTACGTCCGGACCCCGGGCCCAGCACTTCCGCGGGAGCCTGGGCCGGTTCGCCACAGGCGTCGCGATCGTGACCTTTGACGGCGCCACCAAGCGCCATGGCATCACCGTCAATTCCTTCACCTCCGTGTCCCTGGACCCGCCGCTGGTGCTCGTCAGTATCGCCCGCACGGCGAAGGCGCACGACGAGCTCGCCGGCAGGCCCTTCACGGTCAACATCCTGGGTGCGGAACAGCGGCAGCTCGCAATGCACTTCGCCGGCCGCCCCGGACCCGAGCCGCTCTGGGTCGAGGGCGAGACGGCTCCCCGGCTTTCCCACGTGCTCGCCTACTTCGAATGCAAGCCCTGGGCGGCGTACGACGGCGGCGACCACACGCTCTACATCGGCGAGGTAATGGACTTCAACTACCGCAACGGCGACGCGCTGGCCTTCGCGAACGGCACCTTCACGACCATCCCGGAAAGCCAGCTGGGGATGGAGGACCTGCTCTGA
- a CDS encoding IclR family transcriptional regulator: MTPTAGSAQASPSQTLSRGIRALEILAEAEHPLTIAELADAMGVHRSVAYRILRTLEDHSLLVRDDGGRVQPGPGLAVLARGVSRNLQTAALPELTQLANALMMSAFVAVWDHEECVTLVTVDPRHTGATVVQHPGSRHPISAGAPGIAIQSALSDQEWADAAPGIPYRAEAAEARRRGYAASHDEVIAGVSSLAVPIRVPGGRPAALGVVYIRAAQDPAEVAAALAASAARIESQLG, translated from the coding sequence ATGACCCCGACCGCCGGCAGCGCCCAGGCCTCCCCGTCCCAGACGTTGTCGCGCGGCATCCGCGCCCTGGAAATCCTCGCCGAAGCCGAGCACCCGCTGACCATCGCCGAACTCGCGGATGCGATGGGGGTGCACCGCTCCGTGGCCTACCGGATCCTCCGCACCCTGGAGGACCACTCCCTGCTGGTGCGCGACGACGGCGGCCGGGTCCAGCCCGGCCCGGGCCTGGCGGTCCTCGCCCGGGGAGTTTCGCGGAACCTGCAGACGGCGGCCCTGCCGGAGCTCACCCAGCTCGCCAATGCGCTGATGATGAGCGCCTTTGTTGCCGTCTGGGACCACGAGGAATGCGTCACCCTCGTCACCGTGGATCCGCGCCACACCGGGGCCACCGTGGTCCAGCATCCCGGCTCCCGGCATCCGATCAGCGCCGGCGCCCCCGGCATCGCAATCCAGTCGGCCTTGTCAGACCAGGAATGGGCCGACGCCGCGCCCGGCATCCCGTACCGGGCCGAAGCGGCCGAGGCGCGACGCCGGGGTTATGCCGCCAGCCACGACGAGGTTATCGCCGGCGTCTCCTCGCTGGCCGTCCCGATCCGGGTGCCGGGCGGGCGGCCGGCGGCCCTCGGCGTTGTCTACATCCGCGCCGCCCAGGACCCTGCCGAGGTCGCCGCGGCCCTGGCTGCGAGCGCCGCGCGGATCGAAAGCCAGCTGGGCTGA
- the hpaE gene encoding 5-carboxymethyl-2-hydroxymuconate semialdehyde dehydrogenase — MAEHYIPDDLPTRIRHYINGEFVDSVSGKTFDVLDPVSNETYATAAAGQKEDIDLAVAAARKAFTSGPWPRMKPRERARILNKIADAVEAQETRLAQLETFDTGLPITQARGQALRAAENFRFFADLIVAQFDDAMKVPGAQINYVNRKPIGVAGLITPWNTPFMLESWKLAPALATGNCVVLKPAEFTPLSASLWAQIFKDAGLPDGVFNLVNGLGEEAGDALVKHPDVPLISFTGETTTGKTIFRNAAENLKGLSMELGGKSPAIIFADADLDAAIDSTLFGVFSLNGERCTAGSRILVHQDIYEEFCDKYAARAKNIVVGDPHDPRTEVGALVHPEHYDKVARYVEIGKSEGRLLAGGGRPEGLPTGNYIAPTVFADVMPDARIFQEEIFGPVVAITPFADDAEALALANNTRYGLAGYVWTNDLTRAHNFSQNLEAGMVWLNSHNVRDLRTPFGGVKASGLGHEGGYRSIDFYTDQQAVHITLGTVHTPKFGASAAR, encoded by the coding sequence ATGGCTGAGCACTACATCCCGGACGACCTCCCGACCCGCATCCGCCACTACATCAACGGCGAATTCGTTGACTCCGTCAGCGGGAAGACCTTCGACGTGCTGGACCCGGTGTCGAACGAAACGTATGCCACCGCCGCGGCCGGACAGAAGGAGGACATCGACCTGGCCGTCGCGGCCGCGCGCAAGGCCTTCACCAGCGGCCCGTGGCCGCGGATGAAGCCGCGCGAACGCGCCCGCATCCTGAACAAGATCGCGGACGCCGTCGAGGCCCAGGAAACCCGCCTGGCGCAGCTGGAGACCTTCGACACCGGGCTGCCGATCACCCAGGCCAGGGGCCAGGCCCTCCGCGCGGCGGAGAACTTCCGGTTCTTCGCGGACCTGATCGTGGCCCAGTTCGATGACGCCATGAAGGTCCCCGGCGCGCAGATCAACTACGTCAACCGCAAGCCGATCGGCGTCGCCGGGCTCATCACGCCCTGGAACACTCCGTTCATGCTGGAGTCCTGGAAGCTGGCACCCGCACTGGCCACCGGCAACTGTGTGGTGCTCAAACCCGCCGAGTTCACGCCGCTCTCGGCGTCCCTCTGGGCGCAGATCTTCAAGGACGCAGGCCTGCCCGACGGCGTGTTCAACCTGGTCAACGGCCTCGGCGAGGAGGCCGGCGACGCGCTCGTGAAGCACCCGGACGTGCCGCTGATCTCCTTCACCGGCGAAACCACCACCGGCAAGACGATTTTCCGCAACGCCGCGGAGAACCTCAAGGGCCTGTCCATGGAGCTCGGCGGCAAGAGCCCGGCGATCATCTTCGCCGACGCCGACCTGGACGCCGCGATCGACTCCACCCTGTTCGGGGTCTTCTCGCTCAACGGCGAGCGCTGCACCGCCGGGTCCCGCATCCTCGTCCACCAGGACATCTACGAGGAGTTCTGCGACAAGTACGCCGCCCGCGCCAAAAACATCGTGGTCGGTGACCCGCACGACCCCAGGACCGAGGTCGGCGCCCTGGTCCACCCCGAGCACTACGACAAGGTCGCCCGGTACGTCGAGATCGGCAAGTCCGAGGGCCGGCTGCTGGCCGGCGGCGGGCGGCCCGAGGGGCTTCCGACCGGCAACTACATTGCACCCACGGTCTTCGCCGACGTGATGCCGGACGCCCGGATCTTTCAGGAGGAGATCTTCGGCCCCGTGGTCGCGATCACCCCGTTCGCGGACGACGCCGAGGCGCTGGCTTTGGCGAACAACACCCGGTACGGGCTGGCCGGCTATGTCTGGACCAACGACCTGACCCGCGCGCACAACTTCTCGCAGAACCTGGAGGCCGGCATGGTCTGGCTCAACAGCCACAACGTCCGGGACCTCCGAACCCCCTTCGGCGGCGTCAAGGCCTCCGGCCTCGGCCACGAGGGCGGCTACCGCTCGATCGACTTCTACACCGACCAGCAGGCCGTCCACATCACCCTCGGCACCGTGCACACGCCAAAGTTCGGCGCCTCGGCGGCGCGGTAG